The Streptococcus respiraculi sequence TGACAATTGCATCAGCCTCTAGGTGACAGATATCGCCGTAGTAAAAGAGGATATGAGGATGATTGGTAGGTGTGCAATCGGCTAACGAACGCTGGTGTTGTTCATGATAGGCTGTGAGAAACTCCTTTTCACAGGCTAGATATTCCGCTGAAATAGGACCTGCTGGACGCTGATTGACCAATCCTCTCCAAACTTTGACAAGCGCCGCTCTGTCTTCAGGCAAGGAAGCTGTGCCACCTAGCAAGGAAATCATCTGCTTTAGGAGTGTTATTTCCTGTTCTTTACGCATCTTCAAGAGCTTCAAAGGCTGCAGCTTCGACCTCTGTCAGCTTAACGAGCCAATGCTCTTCTGGTTTGGCTGAGTTCAACAGGAGCGGTTGCTCCAAGGCTGCCGTATTGCGTTCGAGAACCTTGCCGGCTAAGGGACTTAAAATCGCCATGACCGTTTTTGAA is a genomic window containing:
- a CDS encoding glycine cleavage system protein H, with translation MKKIANYLWIEKEENHYVVSMTPELQDDIGTIGYVEFSETDYLEKDDVILNLEASKTVMAILSPLAGKVLERNTAALEQPLLLNSAKPEEHWLVKLTEVEAAAFEALEDA